In Microbacterium binotii, one DNA window encodes the following:
- a CDS encoding amidase — MSELHELSLVEVARMLRDGDLDPLETTRHYLSRIAARADLGAFAEVTADAALERAQHLSRATTRGPLHGVPHADKDLVARAGIPTRYGSRSRADHIPAVSDPLAIALDDAGAVNLGKTATSEFGLTGYTEPLTGLPTRDPWDTANGAGGSSGGAAVAVSAGLLPAAVGSDGGGSIRIPAATVGVVGLKPSRGRLPIGSGLDSPDQLAVTGPLARSVADAAYLFDALVQLAPYPYATAAPGSSSVFDVVRRMPPSARIGVTTVSPWDDDEDIRLDPDAREAVERAASWLTGDGHDVEDALWRPRGYADMFRRLWRVSAARIPLTDADRGLVEPLTAWLVQEGRALSGPEALETLSAARAFERQTVAAFAPYDAILMPALAQAPRPVGWYEGHDPLRTFALQVEYAPYSSFVNVAGLPAVTLPVSVAESGHPVSVQLVGRPGGEAAILSLAAQLEDHRGTLPHPPGW; from the coding sequence ATGAGCGAGCTGCACGAGCTGTCCCTCGTCGAGGTGGCGCGGATGCTGCGCGACGGCGATCTCGACCCGCTCGAGACCACGCGGCACTACCTGTCGCGCATCGCGGCGCGCGCGGATCTGGGTGCGTTCGCCGAGGTCACCGCCGATGCGGCGCTCGAGCGCGCGCAGCACCTCTCCCGGGCCACGACCCGCGGCCCCCTCCACGGTGTCCCTCACGCGGACAAGGACCTCGTGGCGCGGGCGGGCATCCCCACCCGGTACGGCTCCCGATCCCGCGCGGATCACATCCCCGCCGTGTCGGATCCGCTGGCGATCGCCCTCGACGACGCCGGTGCCGTGAACCTCGGCAAGACGGCGACGAGCGAGTTCGGTCTGACCGGCTACACGGAGCCGCTCACCGGGCTGCCCACGCGCGACCCCTGGGACACGGCGAACGGCGCGGGCGGCTCGAGCGGCGGCGCCGCCGTCGCCGTGTCCGCGGGTCTGCTGCCTGCCGCGGTGGGCTCCGACGGCGGCGGCTCGATCCGCATCCCCGCGGCCACGGTCGGCGTCGTCGGGCTGAAGCCGTCGCGCGGACGCCTGCCGATCGGGTCGGGTCTGGACTCCCCCGACCAGCTCGCGGTGACGGGTCCCCTCGCGCGGAGCGTCGCCGACGCCGCCTACCTCTTCGACGCCCTGGTGCAGCTCGCGCCGTACCCCTATGCGACCGCGGCACCGGGATCGAGCAGCGTCTTCGATGTCGTGCGACGGATGCCGCCATCCGCCCGAATCGGCGTCACCACGGTCTCTCCGTGGGACGACGACGAGGACATCCGCCTGGATCCCGACGCACGCGAGGCGGTCGAGCGCGCCGCATCCTGGCTCACCGGCGACGGGCACGACGTCGAGGACGCCCTCTGGCGCCCGCGCGGCTACGCCGACATGTTCCGCCGGCTGTGGCGGGTCAGTGCCGCGCGGATCCCGCTCACGGATGCCGACCGCGGTCTCGTCGAACCGCTGACCGCGTGGCTCGTGCAGGAGGGGCGCGCCCTGTCGGGGCCCGAAGCGCTGGAGACGCTGAGCGCCGCACGCGCGTTCGAGCGTCAGACCGTCGCCGCCTTCGCGCCCTACGACGCCATCCTGATGCCTGCCCTCGCACAGGCGCCGCGTCCGGTCGGCTGGTACGAGGGGCACGATCCGCTCCGGACCTTCGCCCTCCAGGTGGAGTACGCGCCGTACTCGAGCTTCGTGAACGTCGCAGGGCTGCCTGCGGTGACGCTCCCGGTGAGCGTCGCCGAATCGGGCCACCCGGTGTCGGTGCAGCTGGTCGGGCGGCCCGGCGGCGAGGCCGCCATCCTGTCGCTGGCGGCACAGCTCGAGGACCACCGCGGCACGCTGCCGCACCCGCCCGGCTGGTGA
- the prmC gene encoding peptide chain release factor N(5)-glutamine methyltransferase, whose protein sequence is MCPSTPSDQDVHPSATSRIDVVLGDVSARFARAGIVDPRVDAELLLAHVLGIGRGEVQAAAIRAAELDTAARERLMRLVERRAAREPLQHLTGVAPFRHLELSVGPGVFVPRPETEMVAQLAIDALRASASPEPVAVDLGTGSGAIALSMATEVPHARVHAAENSVDAYIWAKENFARVNAPNARLVFADLSDAFGDLDHSVSVLVSNPPYVPAEAIPRDPEVRLYDPPQALYGGEDGLDVVRVLAQVGLRLLHPGGMIVIEHAEVQGASVREVLTTAGWRSAATHPDLTLRDRATTAIRP, encoded by the coding sequence ATGTGCCCTTCCACGCCTTCCGACCAGGATGTCCACCCGTCCGCGACATCGCGGATCGACGTCGTCCTCGGCGACGTCTCGGCGCGCTTCGCCCGTGCCGGCATCGTCGACCCGCGCGTCGATGCCGAGCTGCTCCTGGCACACGTGCTGGGGATCGGTCGCGGGGAGGTGCAAGCTGCGGCCATCCGCGCAGCCGAGCTCGACACCGCCGCGCGCGAGCGCCTCATGCGTCTCGTGGAGCGCCGTGCGGCACGCGAGCCGCTGCAGCATCTGACGGGCGTCGCGCCGTTCCGGCATCTGGAGCTCTCCGTCGGTCCGGGCGTGTTCGTTCCGCGCCCCGAGACCGAGATGGTCGCCCAGCTTGCCATCGACGCCCTGCGTGCCAGTGCATCGCCCGAGCCGGTCGCGGTCGATCTCGGGACCGGTTCCGGCGCGATCGCGCTGTCGATGGCGACCGAGGTGCCGCATGCGCGGGTGCACGCCGCGGAGAACTCCGTCGACGCCTACATCTGGGCCAAGGAGAACTTCGCGCGAGTGAACGCGCCGAACGCTCGGCTCGTCTTCGCCGACCTGTCGGACGCGTTCGGCGATCTCGACCACAGCGTCTCGGTCCTGGTCTCCAACCCGCCGTATGTCCCCGCTGAGGCGATTCCGCGCGACCCGGAGGTCCGCCTCTACGATCCGCCGCAGGCGCTGTACGGCGGCGAGGACGGCCTCGACGTCGTGCGCGTGCTCGCCCAGGTCGGCCTGCGGCTGCTGCACCCGGGGGGCATGATCGTCATCGAGCACGCCGAGGTGCAAGGAGCGTCAGTCCGCGAGGTCTTGACCACGGCGGGGTGGCGATCGGCCGCCACGCACCCCGACCTCACGCTGCGTGACCGCGCCACCACCGCGATCCGACCCTGA
- the cysK gene encoding cysteine synthase A, translating to MPGIHSDITSAFGETPLVRLNRVTEGVDGVVLAKLEFYNPASSVKDRLGIAIVDAAEASGELKPGGTIVESTSGNTGIALAMVGAARGYRVILTMPASMSKERRILLKAFGAELVLTDPTKGMSFAVDEAKRIVAETPGAVWARQFENEANPAIHRRTTAEEILRDTEGKVDYFVAGIGTGGTITGVGEVLKERVPGVKIVAVEPADSPILTKGHPGPHKIQGIGPNFVPAILNRDIIDEVIDVEFDDAIRVARETAAKDGVLVGMSSGAAIWAALQIAARPEAAGKNIVVIIPSAGERYLTTALFEDLRED from the coding sequence ATGCCCGGCATCCACTCCGACATCACCTCCGCGTTCGGCGAGACGCCTCTCGTGCGTCTGAACCGCGTGACGGAGGGCGTCGACGGCGTCGTCCTGGCCAAGCTCGAGTTCTACAACCCCGCCTCCAGCGTGAAGGACCGCCTCGGGATCGCGATCGTCGACGCCGCGGAGGCGTCCGGCGAGCTCAAGCCCGGCGGCACGATCGTGGAGTCCACGAGCGGCAACACCGGCATCGCCCTCGCGATGGTGGGCGCCGCCCGCGGCTACCGCGTCATCCTGACCATGCCCGCCTCCATGTCGAAGGAGCGCCGCATCCTGCTGAAGGCCTTCGGCGCCGAGCTGGTGCTCACCGACCCGACGAAGGGCATGTCGTTCGCGGTCGACGAGGCCAAGCGCATCGTCGCCGAGACGCCCGGCGCCGTCTGGGCCCGCCAGTTCGAGAACGAGGCGAATCCCGCCATCCACCGCCGCACGACGGCCGAGGAGATCCTGCGCGACACCGAGGGCAAGGTCGACTACTTCGTCGCGGGCATCGGCACGGGCGGCACCATCACGGGTGTGGGCGAGGTGCTCAAGGAGCGCGTGCCGGGCGTGAAGATCGTCGCCGTCGAGCCCGCCGACTCCCCCATCCTCACCAAGGGCCACCCGGGGCCGCACAAGATCCAGGGCATCGGGCCGAACTTCGTCCCGGCCATCCTCAACCGGGACATCATCGACGAGGTCATCGACGTCGAGTTCGATGACGCGATCCGCGTCGCCCGGGAGACCGCCGCCAAGGATGGCGTGCTCGTGGGCATGTCCAGCGGCGCCGCGATCTGGGCCGCTCTCCAGATCGCCGCACGCCCCGAGGCCGCGGGCAAGAACATCGTCGTCATCATCCCGTCGGCGGGCGAGCGCTACCTCACCACTGCACTGTTCGAAGACCTCCGCGAGGACTGA
- a CDS encoding L-threonylcarbamoyladenylate synthase, whose product MSPLYDCRDESQLLAGMRAARQAIARGELVVMPTDTVYGVAADAFSPSAVAALLAAKGRGRQQPPPVLVAGLSTVRALVSDLPEPIERLVEAHWPGGLTVVLPAQPSLSWDLGETRGTVAVRMPAHRLALELLEETGPLAVSSANLTGKPAAIDAHGAFEMLGDSVSVYLDDGASDRGVPSTIIDATPLAFGGTGHARILRYGAVDRSEILAVLGDRLEPEPEPDEGAGDSA is encoded by the coding sequence ATGTCCCCTCTCTACGACTGCCGCGACGAGTCGCAGCTCCTGGCCGGTATGCGCGCAGCCCGCCAGGCGATCGCACGCGGCGAGCTCGTCGTCATGCCCACCGACACCGTCTACGGCGTCGCCGCTGACGCGTTCAGCCCCTCCGCGGTCGCTGCGTTGCTCGCGGCGAAGGGCCGGGGACGCCAGCAGCCTCCGCCCGTGCTCGTCGCAGGCCTGTCGACCGTGCGTGCGCTCGTGAGCGACCTGCCCGAGCCCATCGAACGCCTGGTCGAGGCGCATTGGCCGGGCGGGCTCACTGTCGTCCTGCCCGCTCAGCCCTCGCTGTCCTGGGATCTGGGGGAGACCCGCGGCACGGTGGCCGTTCGGATGCCGGCGCACCGGCTCGCCCTGGAGCTGCTCGAGGAGACCGGTCCGCTGGCCGTCTCGAGCGCGAACCTCACCGGCAAGCCCGCTGCGATCGACGCGCACGGCGCGTTCGAGATGCTCGGTGACAGCGTGTCGGTGTACCTCGACGACGGTGCGAGTGATCGCGGCGTGCCTTCGACCATCATCGATGCGACGCCGCTCGCGTTCGGCGGCACGGGACACGCCCGCATCCTCCGCTACGGTGCCGTCGACCGCTCCGAGATCCTGGCGGTCCTGGGCGACCGGCTCGAGCCGGAGCCGGAGCCGGATGAGGGCGCGGGCGACTCCGCGTGA
- the epsC gene encoding serine O-acetyltransferase EpsC: MPVAVIRRIREDIAAARMRDPAARGGAEIALLYPGLHAIWAHRVWHALWRRRLRFIARAGSQVTRWLTGIEIHPGARIGRRFFIDHGMGVVIGETAEVGDDVMLYHGVTLGGRQREGGKRHPTLGNGVAVGAGAKILGPVRIGAHSVVGANAVVTRDAPADSVLVGVPAKARPRRGNEDTRALLTAPEYSI; this comes from the coding sequence ATGCCGGTCGCTGTGATTCGCCGCATCCGGGAGGACATCGCCGCCGCCCGGATGCGGGATCCCGCCGCCCGCGGCGGAGCGGAGATCGCTCTGCTGTACCCGGGACTCCACGCGATCTGGGCACATCGCGTCTGGCACGCGCTGTGGCGTCGGCGCCTGCGCTTCATCGCACGGGCGGGATCCCAGGTGACGCGATGGCTCACGGGCATCGAGATCCATCCCGGCGCTCGGATCGGCCGCCGCTTCTTCATCGACCACGGCATGGGCGTCGTGATTGGCGAGACGGCGGAGGTCGGCGATGACGTCATGCTCTACCACGGGGTCACCCTGGGCGGCCGCCAGCGCGAAGGCGGCAAGCGGCACCCGACGCTCGGCAACGGTGTCGCGGTCGGCGCCGGTGCGAAGATCCTCGGGCCCGTGCGCATCGGCGCGCACAGCGTCGTCGGAGCCAACGCCGTGGTCACGCGCGACGCCCCGGCCGACAGCGTGCTGGTCGGCGTGCCGGCGAAGGCTCGGCCGCGCAGGGGCAACGAGGACACCCGCGCGCTGCTCACCGCGCCCGAGTACTCGATCTAG